The segment GATGATACGAACCAGATGCGGTGACATCCCGGCGGTCCGCAACGGGCTCACGGTCACCTTCTCGGCGCTGCCCGAGGCCTCCAGCATCTTCCCGCCGCCCAGATAGATGGCCACGTGCTGACTGCCGCCCGGGCCCCAGAAGATGAGGTCACCGCGCTTGGCCTGCGACGGCGGGATGGGCCGGCCGGTGTTGTACTGGTCGCCGGAGTACTTCGGGATCTGCACGCCGACGCCGGCGAAGGCGTACCGGGTGAAGCCCGAGCAGTCGTAGCCCATCTTCCCGGCGTCGTAGTCCACGCCGGGTCCGGGGCCGGTCAGGGTGCCGCCACCCCACGAGTAGGGCACCCCGATCTGGGAACCGCCGCGGCGGATGACGTATTCGATGGCGGCGGGTCCGCGCACCCGGGCACCGGTGGGCAGGCCGCCCGCGGCCGGGGTGGGCGCCAGCCCGATGCTCTGCAGGAACTTCGAACCCAGGCTCTGGGTGGTCTCCAGGGCGATCTTGCTGACCTGGAACGACGCG is part of the Mycobacterium adipatum genome and harbors:
- the ripB gene encoding NlpC/P60 family peptidoglycan endopeptidase RipB, producing the protein MALGAASPAAAAPEWDPTLPAVPSSGAPGDPVAIANASFQVSKIALETTQSLGSKFLQSIGLAPTPAAGGLPTGARVRGPAAIEYVIRRGGSQIGVPYSWGGGTLTGPGPGVDYDAGKMGYDCSGFTRYAFAGVGVQIPKYSGDQYNTGRPIPPSQAKRGDLIFWGPGGSQHVAIYLGGGKMLEASGSAEKVTVSPLRTAGMSPHLVRIIES